CCTGAACCTAATAACTGGGTCAATTGATTTAAATTTTCACCGACCGGAGTAGATTGAACTGTGTTCAATCTACGCGCATGATAAGCCCTTACATTTGAACCGTACGTACTAACTGTACCAAATGTAAAAATATTACCTTTGCGATCTTTCAAATAATCCCAGGGGTAGAAACTTGAATTTACAGAATAAACAGTATCGTCCACAACAGTCCACCCACCAGAGATGGTGTTGCGTTTTATTACTGAAACAGCATTACTAAAATTACCTGTGCCTGATCGTATGACTCCAAAAATATCGCCAACTTGATTTTCAAAAAATTTCAATCTGAGAATAGAGTAATTATAATTTAATGAGGAAGTGGTTCGCATGGGATTAAATTTAAATTCAGGACCCTTGTACCATGAAGCTTGGTTGCTGATGTAAATCACATTATTCATCACTCCGTTAGCAACCCCACCCGCATAGATATTTCCCAATCTATCAGATTCAGCTGAATCATTTGAGAATGACCAGGCATAATTTTTTAATATATGGTTTTTAGAATCACGCATAAATATTGCGTTTGAATTAGCTACAAAAGAACCACCGTTTAATACAGATAAATTACCCTTACCAACTACTACTGGTTGATCTGCTGAGCCAAAACTAAAAAAACCACGAGACTCTTCTTCGGTCGTATAAGCCGAAGAATTGTGATCTGAAAATGTAAACTCATCCGACAATGTCCAATCACCAGAATATGATGTCGTGCATATTTGAGGGTTGATGCTCGTATAATTAAAATTTTGGTATCCAACAAAAATAACAGAAAGAATTAGAAATACAGAAAATTTCTTGAGCCTATTTTTATATAGGTTTTTGCCCGTAAACATTGAAGCCCTCCACACGTTCCGCTCTTAAATTACCTATTGATATACCGGTTTTTTTTAAATTTCTTAAGGAAATTGAGAGGCTTATACGTGAACAAAATCAAATATACTGACAGTTCAGATTGACTAAACCTTAGACACTATCTCTAGGATCCATATGAATTATTCTATGACCTTTGAACCCAGCGCAACAAAACCTTTTTTAATTTCATCGATCTGATCTTGCCCTGTGGTTTCTAAAGTGAACTCAATAATCGTCTCACGCAAATGAATGCGATCACTCATTCGATTGTGATTAATCTGTAAAACGTTAGCTCTTTTTTCAGCAATCAAAGTAGTAAGCTTATTGAGCGTCCCTGGAACATCCGGCGCTGCTACAGTGATTTTTGCTAAACGACCTGAAACTTGAAAACCTCGATCAATAATACGCTCAAGCATATTTAGATCAATATTACCGCCACTCAAAAGAGCAACTGCCTTTTTACATTTAAATTTATCTTTGTGAGCCACAAGGGCAGCAAGTGATGAAGCACCCGCTCCTTCAACAACTGTTTTTGCCCGTTCCATTAAAAACACAATGATCTTTGCAATCTCATCATCGCTGACAGTGACCACATCATCACAGAGTTTTGAAATAAAACTATCGTACATAACTTGAGATGGTCTTTTCACAGCGATACCATCAGCAATGGTTGAAACAGGTTTTAATTCCATGACTAATTTTTTATCGCGAAAACTTTGAGCCATGCTGTCAGCACCAACTGCTTGAACACCAATGATTTTAATTTTTGGATTTAATGATTTAAGCGCAATGGCAATACCACTAAGAAGTCCGCCCCCACCAATGGGAATAAAAACTACTTCTGCATCTGGAATATCTTCAAAAATTTCAAGACCAATAGTGCCTTGACCTGCAATGATTTTTTCATCTTCAAAGGGATGAATAAAAATCGCGCCACTTATTTTTTGAAGCGTGAGTGCGTGCTGATAGGCCTCATCATAGGCCACACCTTTTAAAATAACTTCCGCACCAAATCTTTTTGTAGAAACGACTTTAATGAGAGGACTCTGTTCAGGCATTACGATTGTCGCTTTAATACCCAATTTTTGGGCTATACAAGCAACACCTTGCGCGTGATTACCGGCCGAGGCTGCGATCACGCCTGCTTTTTTTTCTGCGTCAGTTAATTGGATGAGTTTATTTGCAGCTCCACGAATCTTAAAACTTCCTGTGAGTTGAAAATTTTCATACTTTAAGAAAACATCAAACCCCGAAAGCTTGCTGCAGTTAGCAGAGTATTCTAAAGTCGTACGATTAATGTGCGGCTTTATGAGCAAACTGGCTTTTTGAATATCCGCTAACGTCACTTTCAAATTTTCACCAGTATGCAGTTAGCCCCCGAATGGGTCCAAAATTATCAACCTTACCTGGAGTAAAGCGAGGATCTTTAAACAGATCAGGTTTTTGTTCTCCAGGTCTTACTTCATTGTCAGCGTAATCAATGATTTTACGCTTATCAAAGTAATAAAACGGCAAGAGTGACTTGTTACAAAACAAACATTTTATGATGTCATCACAACTCTCGGTTATTTTGCCACAGAGGTGGCAACGTCGAACATGAAGTGGTTGACTCATAGGTTCTCCTT
The DNA window shown above is from Oligoflexia bacterium and carries:
- the ilvA gene encoding threonine ammonia-lyase produces the protein MTLADIQKASLLIKPHINRTTLEYSANCSKLSGFDVFLKYENFQLTGSFKIRGAANKLIQLTDAEKKAGVIAASAGNHAQGVACIAQKLGIKATIVMPEQSPLIKVVSTKRFGAEVILKGVAYDEAYQHALTLQKISGAIFIHPFEDEKIIAGQGTIGLEIFEDIPDAEVVFIPIGGGGLLSGIAIALKSLNPKIKIIGVQAVGADSMAQSFRDKKLVMELKPVSTIADGIAVKRPSQVMYDSFISKLCDDVVTVSDDEIAKIIVFLMERAKTVVEGAGASSLAALVAHKDKFKCKKAVALLSGGNIDLNMLERIIDRGFQVSGRLAKITVAAPDVPGTLNKLTTLIAEKRANVLQINHNRMSDRIHLRETIIEFTLETTGQDQIDEIKKGFVALGSKVIE